A single window of Quadrisphaera setariae DNA harbors:
- a CDS encoding iron-containing alcohol dehydrogenase, with the protein MGDTPLGGLLRSPREVLFGAGTRASVPAATARLGRRALVVTDPRLAADPAAAELVDGLRAAGLDVAVHDTAAPELPVEDAAALAEQARRHGTDVLVGFGGGSCLDLAKLAAVLLAHGGRPQDYYGEDQVPGPVAPVVAVPTTAGTGSEATPVAVVTDAERATKVGVSSRHLVPHTAVVDPELALTCPPSVTAAAGADALSHCVEAFTAVRRDAGEMSGSRVFVGRGALTDHWALLGVRSAAQHLRGAVEHGDDLEARTGMALAALAGGLAFGTAGTAAAHALQYPLGALTHTPHGVGVGLLLPYVMAFTAPVVGDRMAELADALGVPADRRTGPDHGTAVAVADLLSSAGIPRTLAELGVDDADLPALATASLSARRLVENSPRPFDEPAALALLRAAHAGDLTAGGAA; encoded by the coding sequence ATGGGGGACACGCCGCTGGGGGGACTGCTGCGCAGCCCCCGCGAGGTCCTCTTCGGGGCCGGCACCCGCGCGTCCGTCCCCGCCGCCACCGCCCGGCTCGGGCGCCGCGCCCTCGTGGTCACCGACCCCCGCCTCGCCGCCGACCCGGCCGCGGCTGAGCTGGTCGACGGGCTGCGGGCCGCCGGCCTCGACGTCGCCGTCCACGACACCGCCGCCCCCGAGCTGCCCGTCGAGGACGCCGCAGCGCTCGCCGAGCAGGCCCGCCGCCACGGCACCGACGTGCTCGTCGGGTTCGGGGGAGGCAGCTGCCTCGACCTCGCCAAGCTCGCCGCAGTGCTGCTCGCCCACGGGGGCCGCCCGCAGGACTACTACGGCGAGGACCAGGTCCCCGGACCGGTCGCGCCCGTCGTCGCCGTCCCCACCACCGCCGGCACCGGCTCGGAGGCCACGCCGGTCGCCGTCGTCACCGACGCCGAGCGCGCCACCAAGGTCGGGGTCTCCAGCCGCCACCTCGTGCCGCACACCGCCGTGGTCGACCCCGAGCTCGCGCTCACCTGCCCGCCGTCGGTCACCGCCGCCGCCGGAGCCGACGCCCTGTCGCACTGCGTGGAGGCGTTCACCGCCGTCCGCCGCGACGCCGGCGAGATGAGCGGCAGCCGCGTGTTCGTGGGCCGCGGGGCCCTCACCGACCACTGGGCGCTGCTCGGCGTCCGCAGCGCCGCGCAGCACCTGCGCGGCGCCGTCGAGCACGGCGACGACCTCGAGGCCCGCACCGGCATGGCCCTGGCGGCCCTCGCGGGGGGCCTGGCCTTCGGGACGGCGGGGACGGCGGCCGCGCACGCCCTGCAGTACCCGCTCGGCGCGCTGACGCACACGCCGCACGGCGTGGGCGTCGGGCTGCTGCTGCCGTACGTCATGGCGTTCACCGCGCCCGTCGTCGGCGACCGGATGGCCGAGCTGGCCGACGCCCTCGGCGTCCCCGCCGACCGGCGGACCGGACCCGACCACGGCACCGCGGTCGCCGTCGCCGACCTGCTCTCCAGCGCCGGCATCCCGCGGACCCTCGCCGAGCTGGGCGTCGACGACGCCGACCTGCCCGCCCTGGCGACGGCGTCGCTCAGCGCGCGGCGCCTGGTGGAGAACAGCCCCCGCCCGTTCGACGAGCCCGCCGCGCTCGCGCTGCTGCGCGCCGCGCACGCCGGTGACCTCACCGCGGGAGGAGCTGCCTGA
- a CDS encoding fructose-bisphosphate aldolase (catalyzes the reversible formation of fructose 1,6-bisphosphate from glycerone phosphate and D-glyceraldehyde 3-phosphate), with amino-acid sequence MTIISGKDRRLARLFGPDGRTFLVAADHGVTTGFDSGLGDMAPLLAAVAEGGADGVVVHRGTAKRHAPVQRGTALLVHLSGSTDLSPDGDVKTAVCSVESAVALGADAISVHVTLGCGATDDRAALADLGAVSADCERFGMPLLVMTYVRPGGPRSAGAAALHAARVAAEMGADVVKATSPDLETSHALATKIGVPVVVAGGETGRGATFEDFLETSRLTLETGVAGLCVGRWVFTHADPARATRALRDLVHPTGAGGAAPREAPLGSPFDLTRA; translated from the coding sequence ATGACGATCATCTCCGGCAAGGACCGCCGACTGGCCCGGCTCTTCGGGCCTGACGGCCGCACCTTCCTCGTGGCCGCCGACCACGGGGTCACCACGGGCTTCGACTCCGGGCTCGGTGACATGGCCCCCCTGCTGGCAGCCGTCGCCGAGGGCGGCGCGGACGGGGTGGTGGTGCACCGCGGAACGGCCAAGCGCCACGCCCCCGTGCAGCGCGGCACCGCACTGCTCGTGCACCTGTCGGGCAGCACGGACCTGTCGCCGGACGGTGACGTCAAGACCGCCGTCTGCAGCGTGGAGTCGGCGGTGGCGCTGGGCGCCGACGCCATCTCGGTGCACGTCACCCTCGGGTGCGGAGCCACCGATGACCGGGCCGCGCTGGCCGACCTGGGGGCGGTCTCCGCCGACTGCGAGCGCTTCGGCATGCCTCTGCTCGTCATGACCTACGTGCGCCCGGGCGGACCGCGCTCCGCCGGAGCCGCCGCGCTGCACGCCGCGCGGGTCGCCGCCGAGATGGGGGCCGACGTGGTCAAGGCCACCTCGCCCGACCTGGAGACCAGCCACGCCCTGGCCACGAAGATCGGGGTGCCCGTGGTGGTGGCCGGCGGTGAGACCGGGCGGGGCGCCACCTTCGAGGACTTCCTCGAGACCTCGCGCCTGACCCTGGAGACGGGCGTCGCCGGCCTGTGCGTCGGGCGGTGGGTGTTCACCCACGCCGACCCCGCCAGGGCCACCCGTGCGCTGCGTGACCTGGTGCACCCCACCGGCGCCGGCGGTGCGGCTCCGCGCGAGGCGCCGCTGGGCTCGCCGTTCGACCTCACCCGCGCCTGA
- a CDS encoding GntR family transcriptional regulator, whose protein sequence is MPSPLPRVRLGDEVYDQLVSRLLSHQLAPGDRITVDALSRELGVSQTPIREALTRMEAGGVVVRHHLAGYRVAPELDRRSFDDLVELRLLLEPVAAQHAAERGSPEQLDALRELAAAMEAQESGPDGTQDYAAFASLDARFHDAVAEAAGSALLREALGRLHTHLKLFRLSSGRRVLTEALAEHRAVVDAVAAGDPAAAAAAMREHVERSAARFSTFFS, encoded by the coding sequence GTGCCCAGTCCGCTACCGCGCGTGCGCCTCGGTGACGAGGTCTACGACCAGCTCGTCTCGCGCCTGCTCTCCCACCAGCTGGCCCCCGGTGACCGCATCACCGTGGACGCGCTCTCGCGCGAGCTCGGCGTCTCCCAGACGCCCATCCGCGAGGCGCTGACGCGCATGGAGGCCGGCGGGGTGGTGGTGCGCCACCACCTCGCCGGCTACCGCGTGGCCCCCGAGCTCGACCGCCGCTCCTTCGACGACCTCGTGGAGCTGCGCCTGCTGCTGGAACCGGTGGCCGCGCAGCACGCCGCCGAGCGCGGCAGCCCCGAGCAGCTCGACGCGCTGCGCGAGCTGGCCGCCGCCATGGAGGCGCAGGAGTCCGGCCCCGACGGCACGCAGGACTACGCCGCGTTCGCCAGCCTCGACGCGCGCTTCCACGACGCCGTCGCCGAAGCCGCCGGCAGCGCGCTGCTGCGCGAGGCCCTGGGCAGGCTCCACACCCACCTCAAGCTGTTCCGCCTGAGCAGCGGACGGCGGGTGCTCACCGAGGCGCTCGCCGAGCACCGCGCCGTGGTCGACGCCGTGGCCGCGGGAGACCCCGCCGCCGCTGCGGCGGCCATGCGCGAGCACGTGGAGCGCTCAGCCGCGCGCTTCTCGACGTTCTTCAGCTGA
- a CDS encoding GNAT family N-acetyltransferase, which translates to MTDDLIAELVADRPRSPQQWEDLFADSWPPYIDADPVAAAALPEVRATGAALEVALTRPAGSDHDERLAGAAWGVPIAWDGDTDHLPRGYSDTLVRALADHDRGTASDTLVICAAQVHPSHARTGAAAHLLGHLVQAAAARGLHRVIAPLRLTGEHQYPLIPVETYARWRRADGEAFDPWLRTHERMGAQLLSTTPASQSFVASVEQWRTWSGLALPGSGAHVIEGALAPLHVDLEEGTGRLDEPGAWVRHR; encoded by the coding sequence GTGACCGACGACCTCATCGCCGAACTCGTCGCCGACAGACCCCGCTCACCCCAGCAGTGGGAAGACCTCTTCGCCGACAGCTGGCCGCCCTACATCGACGCAGATCCCGTCGCGGCCGCGGCGCTGCCCGAGGTCCGCGCCACCGGTGCCGCGCTGGAGGTGGCCCTCACCCGACCTGCCGGGTCCGACCACGACGAGCGGCTCGCGGGTGCCGCCTGGGGCGTGCCCATCGCGTGGGACGGCGACACCGACCACCTGCCGCGCGGGTACAGCGACACCCTCGTCCGCGCCCTGGCCGACCACGACCGCGGCACGGCGAGCGACACCCTGGTGATCTGCGCGGCCCAGGTGCACCCGAGCCACGCCCGCACGGGCGCGGCCGCCCACCTCCTGGGCCACCTCGTCCAGGCCGCGGCCGCGCGAGGACTGCACCGCGTGATCGCCCCGCTGCGCCTGACGGGCGAGCACCAGTACCCGCTGATCCCGGTCGAGACCTACGCCCGGTGGCGGCGGGCGGACGGGGAGGCGTTCGACCCGTGGTTGCGGACGCACGAGCGCATGGGCGCGCAGCTCCTGTCCACCACCCCCGCGTCCCAGTCCTTCGTCGCCTCGGTCGAGCAGTGGCGGACCTGGAGCGGACTCGCGCTCCCGGGCAGCGGCGCGCACGTCATCGAGGGAGCGCTCGCGCCCCTGCACGTGGACCTCGAGGAGGGCACGGGTCGCCTGGACGAGCCCGGAGCGTGGGTGCGCCACCGCTGA
- a CDS encoding RraA family protein has product MDETHDDVLALFDGLRVADVRDGMDWVGLPHRGSVSRDITPVAPGMRLCGRAFTVRTRPSDKVVPHGISPEEYTAWAHEYWYGEVNTSKAWRDGLRPGDVVVIEGADLGVGEVGSNNSLGWHVLGAVGVVTSGGVRDVDEVTAQGIPVFARHRSQSMTQGRIEFAEAGQPVALGDVVVRPGDVVVADGDGVIVVPVERAEEVARYGRQELENDKAIRRGYYQSLGWALDETVK; this is encoded by the coding sequence ATGGACGAGACCCACGACGACGTGCTGGCCCTCTTCGACGGACTCCGCGTGGCCGACGTGCGCGACGGCATGGACTGGGTGGGCCTGCCCCACCGCGGCTCGGTGAGCAGGGACATCACCCCCGTCGCCCCCGGCATGCGGCTGTGCGGGCGCGCCTTCACCGTGCGCACCCGCCCCAGCGACAAGGTGGTCCCCCACGGCATCTCGCCGGAGGAGTACACCGCCTGGGCGCACGAGTACTGGTACGGCGAGGTCAACACCTCCAAGGCCTGGCGGGACGGCCTGCGACCCGGTGACGTCGTCGTCATCGAGGGGGCCGACCTCGGCGTCGGCGAGGTCGGCTCCAACAACTCCCTCGGCTGGCACGTGCTCGGCGCCGTCGGCGTGGTGACCTCCGGCGGGGTCCGCGACGTCGACGAGGTGACCGCCCAGGGCATCCCCGTCTTCGCCCGCCACCGCTCGCAGTCGATGACGCAGGGCCGGATCGAGTTCGCGGAGGCCGGGCAGCCCGTGGCGCTGGGCGACGTCGTCGTCAGGCCCGGCGACGTGGTGGTGGCCGACGGCGACGGGGTGATCGTCGTCCCGGTCGAGCGGGCCGAGGAGGTGGCCCGCTACGGTCGCCAGGAGCTCGAGAACGACAAGGCCATCCGCCGCGGCTACTACCAGTCGCTGGGGTGGGCCCTGGACGAGACCGTGAAGTGA
- a CDS encoding Gfo/Idh/MocA family protein, giving the protein MRRVGLVGAGWVARQHAAGIAAVCGGRADVVAVCDPDPAAREAFAAQHPGVEPFASVEDLLDRAGGGAGVDVLLVLTPPAVRDEVVDPALDRGVALLVEKPFAGSGAHAAELVRRAEAARVPLAVSQNFRWYPEQAWLAAALRAEELGPLHLLEHRSFQDRPQAPGVWRAEQERLEMAIFSVHLIDRLQWLAPSPPRTVSALTRRDPASGLPGEQLAALLVSFDDGLVATMTSSWRARGLPTQQLRADGEHGSARTSREHPMAGPASGQLQLRGGEVRSSSFVDAGPVTRAHLSYGSSTAALLDALDAGVEPAHSGRDNLRTMGIMDAAYLSASRGGTAVDVTEALGGEALAGPGAVWR; this is encoded by the coding sequence GTGAGGCGCGTCGGGCTGGTCGGCGCAGGGTGGGTGGCCCGCCAGCACGCGGCGGGGATCGCCGCCGTCTGCGGCGGCCGTGCCGACGTGGTGGCGGTGTGCGACCCGGACCCCGCTGCCCGCGAGGCGTTCGCCGCGCAGCACCCGGGCGTGGAGCCGTTCGCATCCGTCGAGGACCTGCTCGACCGCGCGGGCGGCGGCGCCGGCGTCGACGTCCTGCTGGTCTTGACGCCGCCCGCCGTGCGCGACGAGGTGGTCGACCCCGCCCTGGACCGGGGCGTCGCGCTGCTCGTGGAGAAGCCGTTCGCCGGCAGCGGCGCGCACGCCGCGGAGCTCGTCCGCCGCGCCGAGGCCGCCCGCGTGCCGCTCGCGGTGAGCCAGAACTTCCGCTGGTACCCGGAGCAGGCCTGGCTCGCCGCTGCGCTGCGCGCCGAGGAGCTGGGCCCCCTGCACCTCCTGGAGCACCGCTCCTTCCAGGACCGACCGCAGGCGCCCGGCGTGTGGCGGGCGGAGCAGGAGCGCCTGGAGATGGCGATCTTCAGCGTCCACCTCATCGACAGGCTGCAGTGGCTGGCGCCCAGCCCGCCGCGCACCGTCAGCGCGCTGACCCGCCGCGACCCGGCCTCCGGCCTGCCGGGGGAGCAGCTGGCGGCGCTGCTGGTCTCCTTCGACGACGGTCTGGTCGCGACCATGACGTCGTCCTGGCGCGCCCGCGGCCTGCCCACCCAGCAGCTGCGCGCCGACGGCGAGCACGGCAGCGCCCGCACCTCCCGCGAGCACCCCATGGCAGGTCCGGCGTCCGGCCAGCTCCAGCTGCGCGGAGGTGAGGTGAGGTCGTCGTCCTTCGTCGACGCCGGTCCCGTCACTCGGGCACACCTCTCCTACGGCAGCAGCACCGCGGCGCTGCTGGACGCCCTCGACGCCGGGGTGGAGCCTGCGCACAGCGGCCGCGACAACCTCAGGACCATGGGGATCATGGACGCCGCGTACCTGTCGGCGTCACGCGGCGGCACCGCGGTCGACGTCACCGAGGCGCTCGGCGGCGAGGCGCTCGCGGGCCCCGGGGCGGTGTGGCGGTGA
- a CDS encoding NAD-dependent succinate-semialdehyde dehydrogenase has translation MGAHLDVLDPATDEVIGSVPDLGPADALDAADAAARVQPAWAAAAPRERSAVLVRAFELMTARAEEVAQLISLENGKALHDARAEVTYAAEFLRWYAEEGVRVPGRLGRAPGGGNRILVSHRPIGVAALVTPWNFPAAMVTRKVGPALAAGCTAVLKPAEQTPLTALLLADLLREAGLPDGALGVVTTSRAAPVVDALLAHPAVRMLSFTGSTEVGKLLLRRSADRVLRTAMELGGNAPFLVLEGSDVDAALDGAMVAKMRGGGQACTAANRFYVHRSLADAFSTGLAERMGAVVVGRGSDPATGCGPLVDTAAVDKAARLVDDARARGARLLLGGQRPDGPGCFYPPTVLTDVPDGAAVLAEEVFAPVAPVVVVDDDEQAVALANDTEHGLVAYVYAGELGRALRVAERLEAGMVAVNRGLVSDPAAPFGGTKESGLGREGSAEGLLEYLETTYTAVDW, from the coding sequence ATGGGCGCTCACCTGGACGTCCTCGACCCCGCCACCGACGAGGTCATCGGCAGCGTCCCCGACCTCGGACCCGCCGACGCCCTCGACGCCGCCGACGCCGCCGCCCGCGTCCAGCCGGCCTGGGCGGCCGCCGCCCCGCGCGAGCGCTCCGCCGTCCTCGTGCGCGCCTTCGAGCTCATGACCGCGCGCGCCGAGGAGGTGGCGCAGCTCATCAGCCTGGAGAACGGCAAGGCGCTGCACGACGCGCGCGCCGAGGTCACCTACGCCGCGGAGTTCCTGCGCTGGTACGCCGAGGAGGGCGTCCGCGTGCCCGGACGGCTGGGACGCGCACCCGGCGGCGGCAACCGCATCCTCGTGAGCCACCGGCCGATCGGCGTCGCGGCGCTCGTCACGCCGTGGAACTTCCCCGCCGCGATGGTCACGCGCAAGGTCGGCCCCGCGCTGGCCGCCGGGTGCACCGCCGTCCTCAAACCCGCCGAGCAGACCCCGCTCACCGCGCTGCTCCTCGCCGACCTCCTGCGCGAGGCCGGCCTGCCGGACGGCGCCCTCGGCGTGGTCACCACCTCCCGCGCCGCACCCGTCGTCGACGCCCTCCTCGCCCACCCCGCGGTGCGGATGCTGTCCTTCACCGGCTCCACCGAGGTCGGCAAGCTGCTGCTGCGCCGCAGCGCCGACCGCGTGCTGCGCACCGCCATGGAGCTCGGCGGCAACGCGCCGTTCCTCGTGCTCGAGGGCAGCGACGTCGACGCCGCGCTCGACGGCGCGATGGTCGCCAAGATGCGCGGCGGCGGGCAGGCGTGCACCGCCGCCAACCGCTTCTACGTGCACCGCAGCCTCGCCGACGCCTTCTCCACCGGGCTCGCCGAGCGCATGGGCGCCGTGGTGGTCGGCCGGGGCAGCGACCCCGCCACCGGCTGCGGCCCCCTGGTCGACACCGCCGCCGTCGACAAGGCCGCCCGGCTCGTCGACGACGCCCGCGCCCGCGGCGCCCGCCTCCTGCTCGGCGGCCAGCGCCCCGACGGCCCCGGCTGCTTCTACCCGCCCACCGTGCTCACCGACGTGCCCGACGGCGCGGCCGTGCTGGCCGAGGAGGTCTTCGCGCCGGTCGCGCCCGTGGTCGTCGTCGACGACGACGAGCAGGCCGTCGCGCTGGCCAACGACACCGAGCACGGTCTCGTCGCCTACGTCTACGCCGGGGAGCTCGGGCGCGCGCTGCGCGTGGCCGAGCGCCTGGAGGCGGGGATGGTCGCCGTCAACCGCGGGCTGGTCTCCGACCCGGCCGCACCGTTCGGCGGCACCAAGGAGAGCGGGCTGGGGAGGGAGGGGAGCGCCGAAGGCCTCCTGGAGTACCTCGAGACGACCTACACCGCCGTCGACTGGTGA
- a CDS encoding 3-dehydroquinate synthase II: MTSDLWADVTALSGDHLDAALAHVRTAAVDAVLLRPEQLDGWKPVERLAVAVLVGPDASTTDLAGAPVDAVVADGVRSLTAARSLAHGRRLGVRCLIDDGTSMDEAADQCGAVDVLLSVFTDETNIPLELLLARAQGTRTAVFKALATGSEASTVAGVLESGPAGVLVDAASLVDLDVAAQVVARQSERVAPLVPLTVTGSRPIGMGYRGCIDTTTLFDDDEGMIIGSTSSGGILVCAEVHYLPYMDLRPFRVNAGAVHSYVFSPTTTSYITDLRAGAPVSGVNASGRFRDTSVGRVKIELRPLRLLEARDEATGSLVNVILQDDWHVRVMGEGGEVRNLTQVKPGEKLLGGIWEPGRHVGIKVSEKILEN; this comes from the coding sequence ATGACCTCCGACCTGTGGGCCGACGTCACGGCCCTGTCCGGTGACCACCTGGACGCCGCCCTCGCCCACGTCCGCACGGCCGCCGTCGACGCGGTGCTGCTGCGACCGGAGCAGCTCGACGGCTGGAAGCCGGTCGAGCGCCTGGCCGTCGCGGTGCTGGTCGGGCCGGACGCGTCGACCACCGACCTGGCGGGAGCGCCCGTCGACGCGGTCGTCGCTGACGGCGTGCGGTCCCTGACGGCGGCGCGGTCCCTGGCGCACGGGCGACGCCTGGGGGTGCGCTGCCTCATCGACGACGGCACCAGTATGGACGAGGCCGCCGACCAGTGCGGCGCGGTCGACGTCCTGCTGTCGGTCTTCACCGACGAGACCAACATCCCCCTGGAGCTGCTGCTCGCCCGCGCGCAGGGCACCCGCACCGCGGTGTTCAAGGCGCTGGCCACCGGGTCGGAGGCCTCCACCGTGGCTGGCGTGCTGGAGTCCGGACCGGCGGGCGTGCTGGTGGACGCCGCCTCGCTGGTCGACCTCGACGTCGCCGCGCAGGTGGTGGCCCGGCAGTCCGAGCGCGTCGCTCCGCTGGTGCCGCTGACCGTCACCGGGTCCCGGCCGATCGGCATGGGCTACCGCGGCTGCATCGACACCACGACGCTCTTCGACGACGACGAAGGCATGATCATCGGGTCGACGTCCTCGGGCGGGATCCTCGTGTGCGCCGAGGTGCACTACCTGCCCTACATGGACCTGCGCCCGTTCCGGGTGAACGCCGGAGCGGTGCACTCCTACGTGTTCTCCCCCACCACGACCTCCTACATCACCGACCTGCGCGCCGGGGCTCCCGTCTCCGGTGTCAACGCCTCCGGGCGCTTCCGCGACACGTCCGTGGGCCGGGTGAAGATCGAGCTGCGCCCGCTGCGCCTGCTCGAGGCCCGCGACGAGGCGACGGGCTCGCTGGTGAACGTCATCCTGCAGGACGACTGGCACGTGCGGGTGATGGGCGAGGGCGGAGAGGTCCGCAACCTCACCCAGGTCAAGCCCGGGGAGAAGCTGCTCGGCGGGATCTGGGAGCCCGGCCGCCACGTGGGCATCAAGGTCTCGGAGAAGATCCTCGAGAACTGA
- a CDS encoding RraA family protein: MADEIAQLFEGLRVADVRDGLDWIGMPNKGSVDRSIMPIAEGMRFCGPAFTVRSRVTQKQVPQITGDEYTEWARNYWYKEVQIQPWDSELQQGDIVVLESPDAACGEIGSYNSLDMHTKGAAAVVTSGGARDRDECIAQGVPVFARWRNQAMTQGRVEYETYGVPVTIGNVQIKPGDIVVGDGDGVVAVPREHAELVAKYARQENENDKKGRAALYARLGWELDESTR; the protein is encoded by the coding sequence GTGGCTGACGAGATCGCCCAGCTGTTCGAGGGCCTGCGCGTGGCGGACGTGCGCGACGGGCTCGACTGGATCGGCATGCCCAACAAGGGCAGCGTCGACAGGTCGATCATGCCGATCGCCGAGGGGATGAGGTTCTGCGGTCCGGCGTTCACCGTGCGCTCCCGCGTCACGCAGAAGCAGGTGCCGCAGATCACCGGTGACGAGTACACCGAGTGGGCGCGGAACTACTGGTACAAGGAGGTCCAGATCCAGCCGTGGGACTCCGAGCTGCAGCAGGGCGACATCGTCGTGCTGGAGTCGCCCGACGCCGCGTGCGGCGAGATCGGCTCGTACAACTCCCTCGACATGCATACCAAGGGCGCCGCCGCCGTGGTGACCTCCGGCGGCGCGCGAGACCGCGACGAGTGCATCGCCCAGGGCGTGCCGGTCTTCGCCCGGTGGCGCAACCAGGCCATGACGCAGGGCCGCGTGGAGTACGAGACGTACGGCGTGCCCGTGACCATCGGCAACGTGCAGATCAAGCCCGGCGACATCGTCGTGGGGGACGGCGACGGCGTGGTGGCGGTGCCCCGCGAGCACGCCGAGCTGGTGGCCAAGTACGCGCGGCAGGAGAACGAGAACGACAAGAAGGGCCGCGCCGCGCTGTACGCCCGGCTCGGCTGGGAGCTCGACGAGAGCACCCGCTGA
- a CDS encoding Gfo/Idh/MocA family protein, translating into MTPVRVGLVGLGNSGWYYHAEQNLVPARAAGQLDLVAVCDADPARAATAADRFGARAHTDWRELVAGSAGDDGGVELVVVALPHHLHRDVVIGALRAGRHVHVEKPMATSVADADAMLSAARAAGRQLSVHQQRRWEPDFQQVLRLVHEGAVGPVRRVEVHRSHAGRYRTAGDGTPHTGSDIATWTEEADTGGGAGWLIGPHPVDQVLQLLGTPTAVTGTAHRPPGSAVEDHLRIHLAFGQRDGGSSARIDVHRRAEHPAPRFRVVGERGDITSEDGTSVVVRDADGAVVVVHDGLEPPGRLGAELYASLAASLRGGPPVAVTGEQGRDVVDVLERALRAAR; encoded by the coding sequence GTGACGCCCGTGAGGGTCGGCCTGGTCGGCCTCGGCAACAGCGGCTGGTACTACCACGCGGAGCAGAACCTCGTGCCGGCGCGAGCGGCGGGGCAGCTCGACCTGGTCGCCGTCTGCGACGCCGACCCCGCCCGTGCGGCGACAGCGGCCGACCGCTTCGGCGCGCGGGCCCACACCGACTGGCGCGAGCTCGTCGCGGGCAGCGCCGGGGACGACGGGGGCGTGGAGCTCGTCGTCGTCGCCCTGCCGCACCACCTGCACCGCGACGTCGTGATCGGGGCGCTCCGAGCGGGACGCCACGTGCACGTGGAGAAGCCGATGGCGACCTCGGTCGCCGACGCCGACGCCATGCTCTCCGCCGCGCGCGCCGCTGGACGGCAGCTGTCGGTGCACCAGCAGCGGCGGTGGGAACCGGACTTCCAGCAGGTGCTGCGGCTCGTGCACGAGGGCGCCGTCGGGCCGGTGCGCCGCGTGGAGGTCCACCGCAGCCACGCAGGTCGCTACCGCACGGCCGGGGACGGCACGCCGCACACGGGCTCCGACATCGCCACCTGGACCGAGGAGGCGGACACCGGCGGGGGAGCGGGATGGCTCATCGGGCCGCACCCGGTCGACCAGGTGCTGCAGCTGCTCGGCACGCCGACGGCGGTGACGGGCACCGCGCACCGCCCGCCCGGGTCGGCCGTCGAGGACCACCTGCGCATCCACCTGGCCTTCGGGCAGCGCGACGGCGGCTCCAGCGCGCGCATCGACGTGCACCGCAGGGCCGAGCACCCGGCGCCGCGGTTCCGCGTGGTGGGGGAGCGCGGTGACATCACCAGTGAGGACGGCACGTCGGTGGTGGTGCGCGACGCCGACGGCGCCGTCGTCGTCGTCCACGACGGCCTGGAGCCGCCCGGCCGGCTGGGGGCGGAGCTGTACGCGAGCCTCGCGGCGTCGCTGCGGGGCGGCCCGCCGGTGGCGGTGACGGGCGAGCAGGGGCGTGACGTCGTCGACGTCCTCGAGCGAGCGCTCAGAGCTGCCCGCTGA
- a CDS encoding gamma carbonic anhydrase family protein, giving the protein MTAAPKPLLLALGDRGPVVDEGAWVAPTAVLVGDVHVASGASVWYGCVLRADGSPIRIGRGSNLQDGCVVHADEHGGVEVGERVSVGHRAVLHGCTVGDGALVGMASVVLTGAVVGAEALVAAGAVVKEGALVPDRVLVAGVPGRVLRDLSEAELERVRANGPAYVELTDLHRTAVVQLAGDGA; this is encoded by the coding sequence GTGACCGCTGCTCCGAAGCCGCTGCTGCTCGCGCTGGGAGACCGCGGGCCGGTGGTCGACGAGGGCGCCTGGGTGGCACCCACCGCTGTGCTCGTCGGTGACGTGCACGTCGCTTCCGGGGCGAGCGTCTGGTACGGCTGCGTGCTGCGCGCCGACGGGTCCCCGATCCGCATCGGGCGCGGCAGCAACCTCCAGGACGGTTGCGTGGTGCACGCCGACGAGCACGGCGGTGTCGAGGTCGGGGAGCGCGTCTCGGTGGGCCACCGCGCCGTGCTGCACGGCTGCACCGTCGGCGACGGCGCGCTCGTGGGCATGGCGTCGGTGGTGCTCACCGGCGCCGTGGTCGGAGCCGAGGCGCTGGTCGCCGCCGGTGCGGTGGTGAAGGAGGGCGCCCTGGTGCCCGACCGCGTGCTCGTGGCGGGGGTGCCGGGGCGCGTGCTGCGCGACCTCTCGGAGGCGGAGCTGGAGCGCGTGCGCGCCAACGGCCCGGCGTACGTCGAGCTCACCGACCTGCACCGCACCGCGGTGGTGCAGCTCGCGGGAGACGGGGCGTGA